In the Sulfurihydrogenibium sp. genome, TCTTTAAAAATATCATTTAGATCAAATTCTAAACTCAGAATTTCAGAAAACACCTTACCGTTTTCCCTTGCAGAAGCTACAAGAACAAACCCATCGTCAGAGTTTTTATAAATCTCTACTGTTTTTCTTTTTGGGTCAACAATCCAATACTCTTTTACACCGTATTTTTGATATACCTCTTTTTTTTCAACCAAATCATAGTATGCACTTGAAGGTGATAAAACTTCTATTACTACATCAGGAGCTCCAATTATTCCCTTCTCTTCTATATTAGCTTTACTATCTTTTAAAACAACCACTAAATCTGGCTGGAATACATTCTCTTCGTCTAAGTATACATCTACTGGAGAGTAAAAAACCTCTCCTTTTTGGTCATTTTCTATATTTTTATACAAAATCTGAAAAATTCTTTTTGATATCTTTTGATGAAAAATACTTGAAGCTGGACTCGTAACAAGCTCCCCTTGGATAAGTTGATATGGCGAGCCTTCTGGAAGCTTTAAATAATCATGAACTGTTTTTTTAGCTAATGCTGGCATGT is a window encoding:
- a CDS encoding Uma2 family endonuclease, giving the protein MPALAKKTVHDYLKLPEGSPYQLIQGELVTSPASSIFHQKISKRIFQILYKNIENDQKGEVFYSPVDVYLDEENVFQPDLVVVLKDSKANIEEKGIIGAPDVVIEVLSPSSAYYDLVEKKEVYQKYGVKEYWIVDPKRKTVEIYKNSDDGFVLVASARENGKVFSEILSLEFDLNDIFKEE